A genomic segment from Limisphaera ngatamarikiensis encodes:
- a CDS encoding hybrid sensor histidine kinase/response regulator: AELALSEDGSEPGFDGMARELSGLTGYPVVTIEICDPEQGVLVYRGVHGVDLSGLPTPLEVPMDVSPSGRVVSTGRMVVESDGGLASEMVVPLFRQWGLQTYVGVPLRSGSQVIGVLSFADRGRRVVDGEELRLAGELGDYLALLLDRWRVREMVRRSESELRAVYDQTPVIMCLFDPHLRIVRANRAAGAYVGRAPESVAGMQLGEFLRCEACLRRGYECGVTPDCPACELRLALVETFREGRRWERRQVRKTLMRGDRAVEVVLLVSTERVRSNGLDRVLLCLEDVTERTRTEMQIRSQAALLQVTRDAVFVRDFCDRILYWNDGAAALYGWSAVEAQGRTLHELGIMPDLEQVATAVQAVQERGEWSGEMRHRDRQGRELAVQSRWTLIRHSDGFPRAILMVNTDITEKKRLESQLLRSQRLESIGTLASGLAHDLNNVLSPILMAVQFLKDEVQGEAARTCLQTLETCAQRGAGIIRQVLTFARGVEGARVLLQLKHLVREVERIVTETFPRSIRVQVRMERQPWLVQGDPTQLQQVLMNLCVNARDAMPEGGVLTLRLENVRLDEAGARVHVKARPGPYTVMSVQDTGVGIPPELLDKIFDPFFTTKPVGQGTGLGLATVLGIVESHGGFVTVESEVGRGSTFAVYLPALPQAQAGDTGLRERPTPGRGKGQRVLVVDDEPAVRQITAAILRNHGYEPLLAADGQEALAVWEKHRSEIRAVVTDLMMPRMDGPTFLRALRRVAPDLPAISITGLGEESRVSEARAAGAVVNLDKPFTATELLSALERVLTDSKAGAAVKEG, encoded by the coding sequence GGCGGAGCTGGCATTGTCGGAGGATGGGAGTGAACCCGGTTTTGATGGGATGGCGCGGGAGTTGTCGGGGTTGACGGGTTATCCGGTGGTGACGATTGAGATTTGCGATCCTGAGCAGGGGGTGCTGGTGTATCGGGGGGTTCACGGGGTGGACCTGTCGGGGTTGCCGACGCCGTTGGAGGTGCCGATGGACGTGAGTCCGTCCGGGCGGGTGGTGTCGACGGGGCGGATGGTGGTGGAGTCGGACGGAGGTTTGGCGTCGGAGATGGTGGTGCCGTTGTTTCGGCAGTGGGGGTTGCAGACGTATGTGGGGGTACCGTTGCGGTCGGGCTCGCAGGTGATCGGGGTGTTGAGTTTTGCGGATCGGGGGCGGCGGGTGGTGGATGGGGAGGAGCTGCGGCTGGCGGGTGAATTGGGGGATTACCTGGCGTTGTTGCTGGACCGGTGGCGTGTGCGGGAGATGGTGCGGCGGAGCGAGTCCGAGCTGCGTGCGGTGTACGATCAGACGCCGGTGATCATGTGTTTGTTTGATCCGCATTTGCGGATTGTGCGGGCGAACCGGGCGGCGGGGGCGTATGTGGGGCGGGCGCCGGAGTCGGTGGCGGGGATGCAGTTGGGGGAGTTTTTGCGGTGTGAAGCGTGTTTGCGGCGCGGGTATGAGTGTGGGGTGACGCCGGATTGTCCGGCGTGCGAGTTGCGGTTGGCGCTGGTGGAGACGTTTCGGGAGGGGCGGCGGTGGGAGCGGCGGCAGGTGCGGAAGACGTTGATGCGGGGGGACCGGGCGGTGGAGGTGGTGTTGCTGGTTTCGACGGAGCGGGTCCGGTCCAATGGCCTGGATCGGGTGTTGTTGTGTTTGGAGGATGTGACGGAGCGGACGCGGACGGAGATGCAGATACGGTCGCAGGCGGCGTTGTTGCAGGTGACGCGGGATGCGGTGTTTGTGCGGGATTTTTGTGATCGGATTCTGTACTGGAACGACGGGGCTGCGGCGTTGTACGGCTGGAGTGCGGTGGAGGCGCAGGGCCGGACGTTGCATGAGCTGGGGATCATGCCGGATCTGGAGCAGGTGGCGACCGCGGTGCAGGCGGTGCAGGAGCGGGGGGAGTGGAGCGGGGAGATGCGGCATCGGGACCGGCAGGGACGTGAGCTGGCGGTGCAGAGTCGGTGGACGTTGATCCGGCATAGTGACGGGTTTCCGCGGGCGATTTTGATGGTCAACACGGACATTACGGAGAAGAAGCGTTTGGAGTCACAGTTGTTGCGGAGCCAGCGGTTGGAGAGCATCGGGACGCTGGCCAGCGGGTTGGCGCATGATTTGAACAATGTGCTGTCGCCGATCCTGATGGCGGTGCAATTTTTGAAGGACGAGGTGCAGGGGGAGGCGGCGCGGACGTGTTTGCAGACGCTGGAGACGTGTGCGCAGCGTGGGGCCGGGATCATTCGGCAGGTGCTGACGTTTGCGCGCGGGGTGGAGGGGGCGCGGGTTCTGCTGCAGTTGAAGCATCTGGTGCGGGAGGTGGAGCGGATCGTGACGGAGACGTTCCCGCGGTCGATCCGTGTGCAGGTACGGATGGAGCGGCAGCCGTGGCTGGTGCAGGGGGATCCGACGCAGCTGCAGCAGGTGTTGATGAATCTGTGTGTGAACGCACGGGATGCGATGCCGGAGGGTGGGGTGTTGACGTTGCGGTTGGAGAATGTGCGGCTGGATGAGGCCGGGGCGCGCGTGCATGTGAAGGCCAGGCCGGGGCCGTACACGGTGATGTCGGTGCAGGACACGGGGGTGGGGATTCCGCCGGAGTTGCTGGACAAGATCTTTGATCCGTTTTTCACGACGAAGCCGGTGGGGCAGGGGACGGGGTTGGGGCTGGCGACGGTGTTGGGGATTGTGGAATCGCACGGCGGGTTTGTGACCGTGGAATCGGAGGTGGGCCGGGGGAGCACATTTGCGGTGTATCTGCCGGCTCTGCCCCAGGCGCAGGCCGGCGACACGGGTTTGCGGGAGCGCCCGACGCCAGGGCGTGGGAAGGGGCAGCGGGTGTTGGTGGTGGATGATGAACCTGCGGTGCGGCAGATCACGGCGGCGATTTTGCGGAATCACGGGTACGAACCGCTTCTGGCGGCCGACGGACAGGAGGCGCTGGCGGTGTGGGAGAAGCACCGGTCGGAGATCCGGGCGGTGGTGACGGACCTGATGATGCCGCGGATGGATGGCCCGACGTTTTTGCGGGCGTTGCGTCGGGTGGCACCGGATCTACCGGCCATCAGCATCACCGGGTTGGGGGAGGAATCGCGGGTGTCGGAGGCGCGGGCGGCCGGGGCGGTTGTGAATCTGGACAAGCCGTTCACGGCAACGGAGTTGTTGTCGGCGTTGGAGCGGGTGCTGACGGACTCGAAGGCAGGGGCGGCTGTGAAGGAGGGCTGA